The proteins below come from a single Chloroflexota bacterium genomic window:
- the fliG gene encoding flagellar motor switch protein FliG has translation MAARDASAARLDGVTKAAVLLISLGTDLSAAVLRRLGESDVERLTMTIMELRNVDPDVRSKVLEEAYEDVQTAQLPDSGGISYVKALLERALGPQKAEEVIQRLAAEQRERPFSFLVDADPVQVANFLKDEHPQVVAVVLAHLRPAQSAKILANLEPTLQTDVCARIAVMDRASPHVLREVEQQLRKKLATVLLRTDGASAVGGVEFLANVLNQVDRSTEKQIMQALAEYDPQLHELVQSKMFVFEDLRLLDDRSLQRVLQEVDRQDLLLALRGASEEIRELVYRNLSKRAAQLLKEDLATMGPVRLRNVEEAQQRIVNIVRQLEAAEEIVVARGGEEDVLV, from the coding sequence ATGGCAGCGAGGGATGCATCCGCAGCCCGTCTGGATGGGGTGACCAAGGCGGCGGTTTTGCTGATCAGCCTGGGGACGGACCTCTCCGCGGCGGTGCTCCGCCGGCTCGGCGAATCCGATGTCGAGCGGTTGACCATGACGATCATGGAGCTCCGGAACGTGGATCCGGACGTCCGATCGAAGGTGCTGGAGGAGGCCTACGAGGACGTTCAGACCGCTCAGCTTCCGGACTCCGGCGGCATCAGCTATGTGAAAGCTCTGCTGGAGCGCGCGCTGGGGCCTCAGAAGGCGGAGGAGGTGATCCAGCGGCTGGCCGCCGAACAGCGGGAGAGGCCCTTCAGCTTCCTGGTGGACGCTGACCCGGTGCAGGTGGCGAACTTCCTGAAGGATGAGCATCCACAGGTGGTCGCCGTGGTGTTGGCGCATCTGCGCCCGGCGCAATCCGCCAAGATCCTGGCCAACCTGGAGCCCACGCTCCAGACGGATGTGTGTGCCCGCATCGCGGTGATGGACCGTGCGTCGCCACATGTGCTGCGCGAGGTGGAGCAGCAGCTTCGGAAGAAGCTGGCCACCGTCCTCCTGCGTACCGATGGGGCGTCCGCGGTGGGCGGCGTGGAGTTCCTGGCGAACGTGTTGAACCAGGTGGACCGGAGCACGGAGAAGCAGATCATGCAGGCGCTGGCGGAGTACGATCCGCAGCTGCACGAGTTGGTCCAGTCCAAGATGTTCGTGTTCGAAGATCTGCGCCTGCTGGACGACCGCTCGCTGCAGCGTGTGCTGCAGGAGGTGGATCGGCAGGACCTGCTTCTGGCGCTCCGGGGGGCCAGCGAGGAGATTCGGGAGCTGGTGTACCGCAACCTCTCCAAGCGCGCTGCTCAGCTGTTGAAGGAGGACCTGGCGACCATGGGGCCTGTCCGCCTGCGCAACGTGGAGGAGGCCCAGCAGCGGATCGTGAACATCGTCCGGCAGCTGGAGGCGGCCGAGGAGATCGTCGTTGCCCGGGGTGGCGAGGAGGATGTCCTTGTCTAG
- the fliI gene encoding flagellar protein export ATPase FliI gives MEVSINLRKYHEILSGLTLLRCRGQVVQVIGLAIEAEGLASQVGELCYVYPAGRDRPIAAEVVGFKSDRTLLMPLGEMEGIQPGSPVIATGGPFTIPVGPELLGRVVDGLGRPLDGKGPLVGAQKSPLDSTAPHPLRRRVISEPLSTGIRAIDGLLTCGKGQRIGIFAGSGVGKSTLMGMIARHAASDVNVIALIGERGREVREFIEMNLGPEGLARSVVVVSTSDHPPLIRIKGAWTATAIAEYFRDQGMDVVFMMDSVTRFAMAQREVGLAIGEPPAMKAYPPSVFALLPKLMERTGASETGTITGFYTVLVESDDLTEPITDTVRSILDGHIVLSRALAAENHYPAIDILQSVSRLMPNITTREHQRAAGRLREALATYERARDLINIGAYVSGSNPQIDYALEKLPDIQGFLRQEDDEVTPLEESIARLLEMFPPTQAEAA, from the coding sequence ATGGAGGTCTCGATTAACCTGCGCAAGTATCACGAGATCCTTTCCGGGCTGACGCTGCTGCGCTGCCGGGGCCAGGTGGTCCAGGTCATCGGGCTGGCCATTGAGGCGGAAGGGCTGGCATCGCAGGTCGGCGAGCTGTGCTACGTGTATCCGGCCGGCCGGGATCGCCCCATCGCGGCCGAGGTCGTCGGGTTCAAATCCGATCGCACCCTGCTGATGCCTCTGGGCGAGATGGAGGGCATCCAGCCCGGCAGCCCGGTGATCGCCACGGGCGGCCCGTTCACCATACCGGTCGGGCCGGAGCTACTGGGCCGGGTTGTGGACGGGTTGGGACGCCCGCTCGATGGCAAGGGGCCCCTGGTGGGAGCGCAGAAGTCGCCGCTGGATAGCACGGCGCCCCATCCGCTCCGCCGCCGGGTGATCTCCGAACCCCTGTCCACGGGGATTCGGGCGATCGATGGGCTGCTGACCTGCGGCAAGGGGCAGCGTATCGGGATCTTCGCCGGGAGCGGCGTGGGCAAGAGCACTCTGATGGGCATGATCGCCCGACACGCGGCCTCGGATGTGAATGTGATCGCGCTGATCGGGGAGCGTGGACGTGAGGTCCGAGAGTTCATCGAGATGAATCTGGGGCCGGAGGGGCTGGCCCGCTCCGTGGTCGTCGTCTCCACCTCGGATCATCCGCCGCTGATCCGCATCAAGGGGGCGTGGACGGCGACCGCCATCGCCGAGTATTTCCGGGATCAGGGGATGGACGTGGTGTTCATGATGGACTCCGTCACCCGGTTCGCCATGGCCCAGCGAGAGGTGGGGCTGGCCATTGGCGAGCCGCCGGCCATGAAGGCGTACCCGCCCTCCGTCTTCGCGCTCCTGCCCAAGCTGATGGAGCGCACGGGGGCCAGCGAGACGGGGACTATCACCGGGTTCTACACCGTCCTGGTGGAGTCGGATGACCTGACGGAGCCCATCACGGATACGGTGCGCAGCATCCTGGACGGACATATCGTGTTGAGCCGTGCGCTGGCCGCCGAGAACCATTACCCGGCCATCGACATCCTCCAGAGCGTGAGCCGGTTGATGCCCAACATCACGACGCGAGAGCACCAGCGGGCGGCCGGCCGGCTGCGGGAGGCGCTGGCCACCTACGAGCGGGCGCGTGATCTTATCAACATCGGGGCCTACGTTTCCGGGAGCAATCCTCAGATCGATTATGCGCTGGAGAAGCTGCCCGACATCCAGGGCTTCCTGCGCCAGGAGGATGATGAGGTCACTCCGCTGGAGGAGTCCATCGCCCGTCTGCTGGAGATGTTCCCGCCGACGCAGGCGGAGGCCGCATAG
- the fliJ gene encoding flagellar export protein FliJ, translated as MRKRFRLESVLSYRESLVEAREMELAEAVKMQAHAEAILRALQERRVRTLREIREMRSDARLDQMGLLTAESYLARLEADLEQQAAVVRELAQRTEACREALTEALQEKKKIERLKEREEQRLAQEEARAEQVFVDDLNITRHNRREVL; from the coding sequence ATGAGGAAGCGATTTCGCCTGGAGTCCGTGCTGTCCTACCGTGAGTCATTGGTAGAGGCCCGCGAGATGGAGCTGGCGGAGGCCGTCAAGATGCAGGCCCACGCGGAGGCGATCTTGAGGGCGTTGCAGGAGAGGCGCGTGCGCACCTTGCGGGAGATCCGGGAGATGCGCAGCGATGCTCGATTGGACCAGATGGGCCTGTTGACGGCCGAATCCTATCTGGCGCGCCTGGAGGCGGACCTGGAACAGCAGGCGGCGGTCGTTCGAGAGCTGGCGCAGCGGACGGAGGCCTGCCGTGAGGCGCTCACCGAGGCTCTGCAGGAGAAGAAGAAGATCGAGCGCTTGAAGGAGCGCGAGGAGCAGCGCCTGGCCCAGGAGGAAGCCCGGGCGGAGCAGGTCTTTGTGGACGACTTGAACATCACCCGGCATAACCGAAGAGAGGTGTTGTGA
- a CDS encoding lytic transglycosylase domain-containing protein — translation MEGIIGGIGAHFTLARIQTAILQQFAERLARSDQARRTPSGARARSGMGPVPFEELIEAAAKRHDLPAQLIKAVIWAESNFDPKAVSSAGAKGLMQLMDATAKALGVEDSFDPAQNIEGGVTYLRRLLDRYGDVSLALAAYNAGPGAVDRYGGIPPYAETQTYVRRVLEAAGVGEWMA, via the coding sequence ATGGAAGGCATCATCGGGGGCATTGGGGCACACTTCACGTTGGCGAGGATTCAGACGGCGATCTTGCAGCAGTTCGCCGAGCGGCTGGCCCGCTCCGATCAGGCGCGTCGCACCCCGTCCGGTGCAAGGGCGCGCTCCGGGATGGGGCCAGTCCCCTTCGAGGAATTGATCGAGGCGGCGGCGAAGCGGCACGATCTGCCCGCGCAGCTGATCAAGGCGGTGATCTGGGCCGAGTCGAACTTTGACCCGAAGGCGGTCTCCTCGGCCGGCGCCAAAGGGCTCATGCAGCTCATGGATGCTACCGCGAAGGCGTTGGGGGTCGAGGATAGCTTCGATCCCGCGCAGAACATTGAGGGTGGAGTGACCTACCTGCGGCGACTGTTGGACCGCTATGGCGACGTCTCCCTGGCGCTGGCGGCCTACAACGCGGGGCCGGGTGCCGTGGATCGCTATGGCGGCATCCCTCCCTACGCGGAGACGCAAACCTACGTGCGGCGGGTGTTGGAAGCCGCCGGCGTGGGGGAGTGGATGGCATAG
- the flgB gene encoding flagellar basal body rod protein FlgB, with protein MKVFWNDATSVLLQEALTGLSLRQQVISNNLANISTPGFKASEVIFESELQRALEAQRGEVVALRVTHPAHISLTPQSALDVRPIVRERSGTTLRADRNNVDLEKEMATLAETAIRYQASALVLSRKLALLRSIIAGGRR; from the coding sequence ATGAAGGTCTTCTGGAACGATGCGACCAGCGTTCTGCTGCAAGAGGCCCTGACGGGGCTCTCGCTTCGGCAACAGGTGATCAGCAACAACCTGGCGAACATCAGCACACCGGGGTTTAAGGCATCCGAGGTGATCTTCGAGTCCGAGCTACAGCGGGCGCTGGAGGCTCAGCGGGGAGAGGTCGTCGCGCTCCGCGTGACCCATCCGGCCCACATCTCCCTCACTCCGCAGTCGGCGTTGGACGTACGCCCCATCGTGCGGGAGCGCTCGGGCACCACCCTGCGGGCGGATAGGAACAACGTGGACCTGGAGAAGGAGATGGCCACCCTGGCCGAGACGGCGATCCGCTACCAGGCCTCAGCGCTGGTGCTGTCTCGCAAGCTGGCTTTGTTGCGATCCATCATCGCCGGAGGGCGAAGGTAA
- a CDS encoding DNRLRE domain-containing protein yields MIGWLILALLPIGMPMRAPAQEVPVRTLTIQTAGPSRVQVADTYITAADPDRSHDAEPILSLSGRSVALLRFDLSELPADAEVASASLVLWVDGRSAPLPLDVAAYPLARPWEAGATWREAAPGRPWGRPGAVGEADRGDAVAHQRLDGVGRWYTWDVTAAVRQQAGRPDRDLHLALAADFGGTVEYYLASSEWNDVGHRPRLTIRYREPVELQVASVRTDLVYGKEYFPAMPYVMYDWRNRNWQAEAPQRGPIGSHIEFTWEDINPAPGQFDWSKFDEYLRVARTQRVTLPDGSSIYKPVMFTLMLAASGEEGRFRDFTPTWVYDAMDGRPELDGRPVGYVVQPEGCAPAAVPLYDDLAWQSALASAIAAFGARYDQNPLVAGIWIGAGLDDETQPAKRVGSCDYPTELARYLDCEAYMRFLDRLMGWYADAFPHKPLWIQAAPSACVGRSGPWSRRRIMLRAAKLGIGYKANALQPDMVTAVGYLNSTGWQKMDTADRFAGQVPIAFEPAFSNPVGGEDPVEYAYWMVHNALAHHATFIDLQDDWLGDLDQVPEVWRTMQESLNRTAADAPAVWIVLRDAECAPVMWKNSGNGCDPGDWSFYLYRSDDLPGNRTVHLREEDLPRTAADQPFGRHARRTDEASGNPWISLDVDDAWQFAGQLPVAYGGQVQYEVSVWYLDQGTDVWLLEYADPEGTLRQVRVEKTDSGRWREAVWVLDDLFLADMLPGGMDLRLNSAGDGDDIFHKITIRGIRVPKEPVAATPTPGVGSTPSPSPTLAVGGTVTPTPTPTPERVSTPTPTPTSAVQVIVVPPSPTPTPTVEVIGVLPSSTPTPTPQKEIIVFSEPLALTPTPTAAAPMYGRAGDASPPSRVMAKVEALWPSAPGHINATVYLFADRSLDPPPCDWEPTVLLWGAVGDDPARMLAVGRKRMAQERGRTFPAWDFTGVNIDSLQRSGEPMHFFASVEGVDTVWNVVSMGQDARTLGVAEPVPAGLLTSPPAEVDAKIFILWPHGGAPVSEAKRANLTAILLETGTQRAFPAKAPWLPTVRLHWSINHGVDLTGGKGMIGVPREVSRGGMRYVVWDFNNVDVRAARNPNNRMYFWLSVDGIRTNTSVWVHSADGRPILQTADLPARSCR; encoded by the coding sequence GTGATCGGGTGGCTGATCCTTGCCTTGCTCCCTATCGGCATGCCGATGAGGGCCCCGGCCCAGGAGGTGCCGGTCCGCACCCTGACGATCCAGACGGCCGGGCCGTCCCGGGTCCAGGTGGCGGACACTTACATCACGGCGGCCGATCCCGACCGATCTCATGATGCCGAGCCGATCCTGTCCCTGTCCGGCCGGTCGGTCGCCCTGCTGCGGTTTGACCTGAGCGAGCTGCCCGCGGACGCGGAGGTGGCGAGCGCGAGCCTGGTGTTGTGGGTGGACGGCCGCAGCGCCCCGCTGCCCCTGGATGTGGCGGCTTATCCGCTGGCCCGGCCGTGGGAGGCGGGGGCGACCTGGCGCGAGGCTGCGCCTGGACGTCCGTGGGGGCGGCCTGGCGCGGTCGGTGAGGCCGATCGCGGCGACGCCGTGGCGCACCAGAGACTGGACGGGGTTGGCCGATGGTACACGTGGGACGTGACCGCCGCCGTACGCCAACAGGCGGGGCGGCCGGATCGAGATCTGCACCTGGCGTTGGCCGCGGATTTCGGCGGGACGGTGGAGTATTACCTCGCCAGCTCGGAGTGGAACGACGTGGGGCATCGCCCCCGGTTGACGATCCGATACCGCGAGCCGGTCGAGCTTCAGGTGGCCTCGGTTCGTACGGATCTGGTTTACGGGAAGGAGTACTTCCCTGCCATGCCCTATGTCATGTATGACTGGCGCAATCGCAACTGGCAGGCCGAGGCTCCCCAGCGAGGCCCCATCGGGAGTCACATCGAGTTCACATGGGAGGATATCAACCCTGCCCCAGGACAGTTCGATTGGTCCAAGTTCGATGAGTATCTGCGCGTCGCTCGGACCCAACGGGTGACGCTTCCGGACGGCTCTTCCATATATAAGCCGGTGATGTTTACCTTGATGCTGGCCGCCAGCGGTGAGGAGGGGCGCTTCCGGGATTTCACACCGACCTGGGTCTACGACGCGATGGATGGGCGTCCGGAGCTGGACGGGCGTCCGGTGGGATATGTGGTCCAGCCGGAGGGGTGCGCTCCAGCGGCCGTGCCCCTCTATGACGATCTGGCGTGGCAATCGGCCCTGGCCTCTGCCATCGCTGCCTTCGGCGCCCGCTACGATCAGAACCCACTGGTGGCGGGGATCTGGATCGGCGCCGGCCTGGATGATGAGACGCAGCCGGCCAAGCGGGTGGGATCGTGTGATTACCCGACGGAGCTGGCCCGATACCTGGATTGTGAAGCCTATATGCGGTTTCTGGATCGGCTGATGGGATGGTACGCGGATGCCTTCCCACATAAGCCGCTGTGGATTCAAGCGGCCCCAAGCGCCTGCGTGGGCCGCTCCGGTCCCTGGTCCAGGAGGCGCATCATGTTGAGGGCGGCCAAATTGGGGATCGGGTACAAGGCGAACGCCCTTCAGCCCGACATGGTGACGGCCGTCGGGTATCTGAACAGCACCGGATGGCAGAAGATGGACACGGCAGATCGCTTCGCGGGGCAGGTGCCCATCGCTTTTGAGCCCGCCTTTAGCAATCCTGTCGGCGGGGAAGACCCCGTTGAGTACGCGTATTGGATGGTACACAACGCGCTGGCTCATCACGCGACGTTCATCGACTTGCAGGATGATTGGCTGGGCGACCTGGATCAGGTGCCGGAGGTATGGAGAACCATGCAGGAAAGTTTGAATCGAACGGCTGCGGATGCGCCGGCGGTGTGGATCGTGCTGCGCGATGCGGAATGCGCGCCGGTGATGTGGAAGAACAGCGGGAACGGGTGCGATCCGGGGGATTGGAGCTTTTACCTGTATCGCTCGGACGATCTGCCGGGCAATCGCACCGTGCATTTGCGAGAGGAGGATCTGCCGCGGACGGCCGCGGATCAGCCGTTCGGTCGGCATGCGCGGCGCACGGACGAGGCGAGCGGCAATCCGTGGATCTCCCTGGATGTGGATGATGCCTGGCAATTCGCCGGGCAGCTCCCTGTGGCCTATGGCGGGCAGGTTCAGTACGAGGTGAGCGTGTGGTACCTGGATCAGGGTACCGACGTGTGGCTCCTGGAGTATGCCGACCCGGAGGGCACGCTTCGCCAGGTTCGCGTGGAGAAGACCGATTCGGGGAGATGGCGTGAGGCGGTATGGGTCCTGGACGATCTCTTCCTGGCGGACATGCTGCCCGGCGGCATGGACCTCCGGCTGAACTCCGCCGGGGACGGCGATGATATCTTCCATAAGATCACGATTCGCGGGATTCGTGTGCCCAAGGAGCCGGTTGCTGCGACGCCCACACCTGGCGTGGGCTCGACGCCGTCGCCTTCGCCTACGCTGGCGGTCGGCGGGACCGTGACGCCCACACCGACGCCGACACCGGAGAGGGTGTCGACTCCTACGCCTACTCCCACGTCGGCGGTGCAGGTGATCGTCGTGCCACCCAGCCCAACGCCTACGCCGACGGTGGAGGTGATTGGTGTGCTGCCCAGCTCGACGCCCACGCCAACGCCGCAAAAGGAGATCATCGTGTTCTCCGAGCCGCTGGCCCTGACGCCCACACCCACGGCTGCTGCGCCGATGTATGGGCGGGCGGGGGATGCCTCTCCGCCGTCCCGGGTGATGGCCAAGGTGGAGGCGCTGTGGCCCTCCGCTCCAGGGCACATCAACGCGACGGTGTATCTGTTCGCCGATCGATCGCTGGATCCGCCACCGTGCGACTGGGAGCCCACGGTGCTCCTCTGGGGGGCTGTTGGCGATGACCCGGCCCGGATGCTGGCGGTAGGGCGCAAGCGGATGGCTCAGGAGCGAGGGCGCACGTTCCCCGCCTGGGACTTCACCGGCGTGAACATCGACTCGTTGCAGCGGTCCGGGGAGCCGATGCACTTCTTCGCCTCGGTGGAGGGCGTGGACACGGTGTGGAACGTGGTGTCCATGGGCCAGGATGCGCGCACGCTGGGGGTCGCCGAGCCGGTGCCGGCGGGCCTGCTGACGTCGCCGCCGGCGGAGGTGGACGCGAAGATCTTCATCCTCTGGCCGCACGGCGGCGCGCCCGTCTCCGAGGCGAAGCGGGCCAACCTGACGGCGATCCTCCTTGAGACGGGAACGCAGCGGGCGTTTCCGGCGAAGGCTCCCTGGCTCCCGACGGTCCGACTTCATTGGTCCATCAACCACGGGGTGGACCTGACCGGGGGGAAGGGGATGATCGGTGTGCCGAGGGAGGTGAGCCGCGGTGGCATGCGCTATGTCGTCTGGGATTTCAACAACGTCGACGTGCGGGCGGCGCGCAATCCCAATAATCGGATGTACTTCTGGCTGAGCGTAGATGGCATCCGGACGAATACATCCGTCTGGGTGCACAGCGCGGATGGGCGCCCGATCCTTCAGACGGCGGATCTGCCGGCCAGAAGTTGTCGATAG
- a CDS encoding flagellar biosynthesis protein FlgD translates to MDETPWAVAAAGLMAAAPQAQESRPESDERSLLGIDHEAFLKLLIAQIRHQDPLSPMDSGEFLSQLAELTTLEQMWRMNESLQAFMSQQQLLQASAMIGRTVQGTDDTDQPFQGVVQGALVRDGTVTLDLGDRQVPLKWVTSVR, encoded by the coding sequence ATGGATGAAACCCCTTGGGCAGTTGCAGCGGCCGGTCTCATGGCGGCTGCCCCTCAGGCGCAGGAGAGCCGTCCGGAGAGCGACGAGCGCTCCTTGCTGGGGATCGACCATGAGGCCTTTCTCAAGCTTCTGATCGCCCAGATCCGTCACCAAGATCCGTTGTCCCCCATGGACAGCGGGGAGTTCCTGTCGCAGCTGGCCGAGCTCACGACGCTGGAGCAGATGTGGCGCATGAACGAGAGCTTGCAGGCCTTCATGTCGCAACAGCAGCTCCTGCAGGCCAGCGCTATGATCGGGCGCACGGTGCAGGGGACGGATGACACCGACCAGCCCTTCCAGGGCGTGGTGCAGGGTGCCCTGGTCCGTGATGGCACGGTGACCCTGGATCTGGGAGATCGACAGGTGCCGCTGAAGTGGGTCACTTCGGTGCGTTGA
- a CDS encoding flagellar hook protein FlgE: MLRSMISASSALRFHQTFMDVVANNIANVNTVGFKSSRITFQEMMNQVISSGVGPDPAANRGGINPIQIGLGMMLGGVQTQFLQGGLQATGRNSDLAIQGEGFFIYQGPNQQYYSRDGTLDISTDGKLVNPNTGMYILGWQAVNGSVDPSGPLTPITIALGSGVTAQQTENVTFGGNLNSSADTGEATSVTFEVYDSMGTSHYITLTFEKQAANTWSVTASTNDPDVTITNPTLTDIEFDAQGQVTAGGTQTMQIQLANGADTPQDINLNLSGLTQLADLSEVRAISQDGNAAGALIGFDVAASGMVMGVYSNGLRQAVGQIALATFRNPAGLIKIGQNLFAESANTGDRVVGVAGTGERGQINAGYLEMSNVDLATQFTDMIRAQRGFQANSRVITASDQMLTELVNIVR; encoded by the coding sequence ATGTTGCGCTCTATGATTTCTGCTTCGTCTGCTCTGCGGTTCCACCAGACGTTCATGGACGTGGTGGCGAACAACATCGCCAACGTGAACACGGTTGGGTTCAAGAGCAGCCGGATCACGTTCCAGGAGATGATGAACCAGGTCATCAGCAGCGGTGTCGGGCCCGATCCGGCGGCCAATCGCGGCGGGATCAACCCGATACAGATCGGCCTGGGCATGATGCTGGGAGGCGTGCAGACGCAGTTCCTCCAGGGTGGGCTGCAGGCCACCGGGCGGAACAGCGACCTGGCCATTCAGGGAGAGGGGTTCTTCATCTACCAGGGCCCCAATCAGCAGTATTACTCACGAGACGGCACGCTGGATATCTCCACCGACGGGAAGCTGGTGAATCCGAACACGGGGATGTACATCCTCGGATGGCAGGCCGTGAACGGTAGCGTCGATCCCTCAGGGCCGCTGACCCCGATCACCATCGCGTTGGGCAGCGGGGTCACCGCCCAGCAGACGGAGAACGTCACCTTCGGCGGGAATCTGAATTCCTCCGCCGATACCGGTGAGGCGACCTCCGTCACCTTTGAGGTCTACGACTCTATGGGGACGTCTCACTACATCACGCTGACCTTTGAGAAGCAGGCCGCCAATACGTGGAGCGTCACGGCCAGCACCAATGATCCCGATGTCACCATCACGAACCCCACCCTTACCGACATCGAGTTCGATGCGCAGGGGCAGGTGACCGCTGGTGGCACGCAGACGATGCAGATCCAGCTGGCCAATGGGGCGGACACCCCGCAGGACATCAACCTGAACCTGAGCGGCCTGACCCAGCTGGCCGACCTGAGCGAGGTGCGGGCCATCTCGCAGGACGGCAACGCGGCGGGCGCCCTCATCGGCTTCGATGTCGCGGCCAGCGGCATGGTGATGGGGGTGTACTCCAACGGGCTGCGCCAGGCCGTGGGGCAGATCGCCCTGGCGACGTTCCGCAACCCGGCCGGCCTCATCAAGATCGGGCAGAACCTCTTCGCCGAATCGGCCAACACGGGCGATCGCGTGGTGGGTGTGGCCGGAACCGGGGAGCGTGGGCAGATCAACGCGGGCTATCTGGAGATGTCCAACGTGGACCTGGCCACGCAGTTCACGGACATGATCCGGGCCCAGCGTGGGTTCCAGGCCAACTCCCGGGTGATCACCGCCTCCGATCAGATGCTGACGGAGCTGGTGAACATCGTCCGGTAG